The genomic segment GATCCGTGACGCGACAAGGCGTGTTGACAATCGATTGCCTGGGAGCAGACCAAGGATGAGATGGAAACCGATCCCAATGGCTACATCGTGTTCGACGACACCGTCCTGGACAAGAACCATGCGCACAAGATTGGTTTGGTACGCTTGCAAATCAGCAGATCAGCAGCGGCGCTGACTTGGCGGGTGCTTCGACCCGGCCCGCGCCCATTGCACACACCCATTTCGGACAAAGGCTTTCCAATGACGCATGTTTTCCATCGCCATCTGCACAGCACACCGCCGGTCGCCGCCTGCGCGAGCGGCATGCGCATTCAGGACGCTGCCGGGCGCAGTTATCTCGACGCCTCGGGTGGTGCGGCAGTGTCCGCGCTCGGTCATGGCCACCCCGATGTGCTGGCGGCCATGCATGCGCAGATCGACCGCCTGGCCTATGCGCACACCAGCTTTTTCACGACCGAGGTGGCCGAGCGGCTGGCTGACGAACTGGTTCGCACCGCCCCTGCGGGCATGGGCCATGTCTACCTGGTCAGTGGCGGCTCGGAGGCGGTGGAGGCGGCGTTGAAGATGGCGCGACAGTATTTCGTCGAGATCGGCCAGCCGCAGCGCACGCATTTCATCGCCCGGCGCCAGAGCTACCACGGCAATACGCTGGGCGCATTGGCCGTCGGCGGCAATGCGTGGCGGCGCGCTCCGTTTGCGCCGATGCTGGTGCCGGCCACCCATGTGGCGCCTTGCTATCCGTACCGCGAGCAGCGCGCCGGCGAGACGCCCGAGCAGTACGGGCTGAGGCTGGCGGACGAGCTCGATGCGGCCATCGTCGCGCAGGGCGCGGACCGCGTCATCGCCTTTGTCGCCGAGACCGTGGGGGGCGCGACGGCCGGCGTGCTCACGCCCGTGCCGGGCTACTTCAACGCAGTGCGCGCGGTGTGCGACCGGCATGGGGTGCTGCTGATCCTCGACGAGGTGATGTGCGGCATGGGGCGCACCGGAACGCTTTATGCCAGCGAGCAGGAAGATGTCGTGCCCGACCTGGTGACGATCGCCAAGGGCTTGGGCGGTGGCTATCAGCCGGTGGGCGCGGTGCTGGCGCAAAAGAAGATCGTCGATGCGCTGTCGCAAGGCAGCGGCTTCTTCCAGCATGGCCACACGTACCTGGGCCATCCGGTGGCTTGTGCTGCGGCCTTGGCGGTGCAGACGGTGATCCGGCGCGACGGTCTGCTGGCCAAGGTGCGCGCCGACGGACTGGCCTTCGGCGCGATGCTGCGGCAGGCGCTGGGCGAGCATCCGCATGTGGGCGACATCCGTGGCCGTGGCTTCTTCTGGGGAATCGAACTGGTGGCCGACCGGGGCAGCAAGCGGCCCTTTGCCGCAGCGCTGAAAGTCCACGCAGCGGTCAAGCAGGACGCGCTGGCCCGTGGGCTGCTGTGCTATCCGTCCGGCGGCACGGCCGATGGCGTCCACGGCGACCATGTGCTGCTGGCCCCGCCCTTTATCGCCAGCCGCGCTGACCTGCAGGAGATCACCCGTTTGCTGGGCGCGTCGATCACCGCCGTGACCCGGGCATCTGTGGCTGCCGGCGGTTGATGCCGACTTGAGGGTCTTTTGGGCCTTTTGGACCTTTGGGGGGGATGCAGATGCGCTCGTACAATCGCAGGCTTGCGCTCTGGCCGGACAGCGCCGGCATTGTGCCATCGGGATTTGCTGGGCCGCCTTGTGGGTCCTGTGGGCAAATCTGATGGCGCCAATCCACTCAACCCCCGTGATGGAAGACTGACCCGTATGACTGCCATGAAACACTTGCTGGTGAAACTGTTGACCGCCGCGTCGCTTGCCGTATCGCTCACGGCACCGATCTGCACCCCCGCTGCTGCTGCCGAGCCTTTGCTGGTTGCCATCGATACCGCCTTCATTCCGTTCGAGTTCAAGCAGGGCGACAGCTATGTCGGCTTCGACATCGATCTGTGGGATGCCGTGGCCAAGGAGTTGAAGCTCCCGTACAAGCTGCAACCGATGGACTTCAATGGCATCTTGCCCGCGCTGCAAACCAAAAACGTGGATGTCGCACTGGCCGGCATCGCCATCAAGGACGAGCGCAAGAAGGTCATCGACTTCTCCGATGGCTACTACGACAGTGGCCTGCTCCTGATGGTGGCCAGCGATAGCAAGATCGGCGGCGTGGCCGACCTCAAAGGCAAGACGCTGGCGCTCAAGACCGGCACGGCTACGGTCGACTACGCGAAGGCCCACTTTGTCGGGACCACGCTGCGCCAGTTCCCGAACATCGACAACGCCTATCTGGAACTGATGACCGGGCGCGTGGATGCCGCAATGCATGACACCCCGAACATCCTGCACTACATCGCCACGGCGGGTGCCGGCAAGGTCAGGGCCGTGGGCACGCAGATGATGGCGCATCAGTACGGCATCGGTTTCCCAAAGGGCAGCCCGCTGCGCACGCAGGTCAACGCTGCACTGGCGAAGATCAAGGCCGATGGCCGCTACACCGAGATCTATAAAAAGTGGTTCAAGACCGAGCCGCCGAAGTGATGGGGTGAACGACCCCGTGCCGCCGGCAGCGCTTCATGGGGAGCGACGCCAGCGGCGCGGCCAGTTCCCCGGCGTGCCCGGCTTGCGGAGCGCGCCATGGAACACCGGGCCTGGCAAGGAGTCATCGTGGATTTTGACTGGTCAGTGATCGCCGGCGCACTGCCGGCGCTGTTCAAAGGCGCCCAGCTCACGGTGCTGATCACCGTGTTCGGGCTGGTCGGCGGGACGCTGCTCGGCGTCTCGTTCGGTCTGATGCGGGCTTACGGCGGCCGCATGCTCAGCAGCCTGGGCTGGGCTTATGTCGGGCTGGTGCGCGGCACGCCGATCGTGGTGCAGGTGATGTTCATCTACTTTGCGCTGCCCGGGCTGATCGGCCTGCGCGTGGACCCGATGAGCGCCGCCATTGCCTCGATCATCATCAACTCGGGCGCCTACATTGCCGAGATCGTGCGCGGCGCGTTTTTGTCGGTGCCCCGGGGCCTTGCCGAGGCCGGGCTGGCCATGGGCTTGCCGCACTGGCGGGTGCTGGCATTCGTTGTCGGTCCGGTCGCTTTTCGGCGCATGACACCGGCACTGGGCAACCAGTTCATCGTCAGCCTCAAGGACACTTCGCTGTTCATTGTCATCGGTGTTGGCGAACTGACGCGCCAAGGCCAGGAAATCATGGCGACCAACTTTCGGGCCGTCGAGATCTGGACGGCGGTCGCGGTGATCTATCTGCTGCTGATCGGCGTGCTGACGCTGGGTTTGCGGGTGCTGGAAAAAAGGATGCGAATTCTGTGAACATCGTCGAATTCAGGAATGTCGACAAGCGCTTTGCGGCCCATGTCGTGCTCGATCGGGTGAACCTGCAGATTTGCCAGGGCGAGGTGGTGGTGCTGATCGGCCCGTCCGGCTCCGGGAAATCGACGCTGCTGCGGTGCATCAACGCGCTCGAGCCTATCGATGGCGGGGATTTGCTGGTCGGCGGCCTGAGCGTGCGCGCCGGCAATGCCATAAAGCGCGAGATCCGCCAGGAGGCGGGCATGGTGTTTCAGCAATTCAATTTGTTCCCGCAGATGACGGCGCTGGAGAATGTCGCCTTCGGCCCGCGCCAGGTGCGCGGCGCGTCCAAGGCCCAGGCCCATGCGCAGGCCAGGGAACTGCTGACCAAGGTCGGCCTGGCGCAGCACATGAACCACTACCCGAGCCAGCTTTCGGGCGGGCAGCAGCAGCGCGTTGCGATCGCCCGCGCGCTGGCGATCAAGCCTCGGCTGATGCTGTTCGATGAGCCGACCTCGGCGCTGGACCCGGAGTTGCGCCAGGAGGTCCTGCGCGTGATGCAGGCGCTGGCCGAAGATGGCATGACGATGGTGGTCGTGACCCATGAGATGCAGTTCGCCCGCCAGGTGGGCACGCGGCTGATCTTCATGGAAAACGGCCACATCACGGTCGACGGGCCGCCGGCCGAACTGCTGGACAACCCGCCGAACCAGCGTTTGCACGACTTCCTGCGGCATGTGCAATGAAATGCCCGCGCTTGAGCTACCTCGAAATCGAAGGCGCCCCTTTTGACGCGGGCCGGGCCTTGGGCCGATTCGGCGCCGCAGCGCTGCATGAGTATGCGCGGCACTCTGCGGCCTGGGCCAGCGTCATGCGCTACCGTGGCACGCTGCTGGCCGACAGCATGTCGCGCCTGGTGCGCCTGCGTTTTCCCCGGGTATGGGATGAGTTGCAGGGCCTGGCCATCGGTCTGGAGCGGCCGTTTGAAGAGGTGTTCCTGTGGAACTGCCGGGGCGACCTCTGGGCCATGGCGCCGGATGGCGATATCGCCGTGAACGAAGATGGCTGCACGACCGTGCAGCAGGCAGGAACGGTCAGGCGCATCACGCACAACGAGGACGGCGACCCGGCCTTCGCCGGCCATTGCGCCATCGCCGCATTCGAGGTGGCGGGGGGCGCAGCGTTTGCCGCTTTCATCTATCCCGGATCGATAGCGGGCCACACCTTTGCCGTCACCGATGGCGGCCTGGCGATGACGGTCAACAACCTGCGCTGCCGCAGGGTGCGGGCCGGCATCCCGCGCATGGTGCTGGCGCGGGCGCTGCTCGATGTCGCGCGCCTGGACCAGGCGCTGGCGCTGATCCATGGCACCGAGCGCGCAGGCGGCTTTCACCTGACGCTGGCCCACCGGGATGAACCCGGGCTGCTCAGCGTGGAGTTCAGCTCCGAAGCCTGCGCCGTGGTCACGATCGCCGGGCGCGGCCTGCATGCGAACCATGCGCTGCATGCGCCGCTGCGGCAGTTGCCGCAAATCATCACCGCCTCTTCGCAACATCGGCAACGACGCGGCCAGGCCCTGCTGGCCGAAGCGGCGGGCAAGGCGCTCGATCCGCTGCGGGTATTGGCCGACGCCGAGGATGCCGGGTTCCCGATCCTGCGCGCCGATCCGCTGGACAGCGATGCAGAGAACACGCTGGCGACGGCCGACATCCATGTGGGTTCTGGCCATATCGAATGGCAGGTCCATCCGCATCCGGCGCAGCCGCCGCAATGGCATCTGCGCGACGGTCATTTCATCTGCAAGAAAGACCAGGGCGGCCAGCCGGTCTGACGCAGGGCTGGCAGTGCGCCTGCGCGCAGGGAACTGGGCAGTGCCGGTGCAGGCGAACTTCACGCGCGGTGTGCTGGCAGCCCGCCGGTGGCCGCAGCGCAACGGCCATGCCCGCAGCGCTGGCGTTGCCCGCCCGAAGGGTCCGGCGGCGCCGGCGACCCGGGGTTGTTTCAGGTTTCCTGGCTGATCGAGATGGTCGGGAATTTGTGCGAGAAATCCTTGGCCTGCCGGGCGATCTTGAGCGCCATGTCGCGCGCCATTTTCTTGTAGATCCGCGCCACCTCGCCATCGGGGTCGGCCACCACGGTGGGCCGGCCGCTGTCGGCCTGCAGGCGGATGCGGATGTCCAGCGGCAGCGCGCCCAGGTAGTCGATGCCGTAGTCGGCGGCCATCTTCTTGCCGCCGTCGGCGCCGAAGATATGCTCCAGATGGCCGCAGTGGCTGCAGATATGGGCCGCCATGTTCTCGACGATGCCCAGGATGGGCACGCCCACCTTCTCGAACATCCGGATGCCCTTTTTCGCATCGAGCAGCGCAATGTCCTGCGGCGTGGTGACGATCACGGCGCCTGTCATCGGCACGCGCTGGCTCAGCGTGAGCTGTATGTCGCCAGTGCCGGGCGGCATGTCGACGATGAGGTAGTCCAGATCCCGCCATCGGGTCTGGCGCAGCAGTTGCTCGAGCGCCTGCGTGGCCATCGGGCCGCGCCAGATCATGGCCTGGTCCTGGTCGACCAGGAAGCCGATGGACATCACTTGCAGGCCGTAGTTTTCCAGCGGCTCCATGGTCTTGCCGTCTGCGCTGTCGGGGCGGCGGTCGATGCCCAGCATCATGGGCTGGCTCGGGCCGTAGATGTCGGCGTCGAGCACGCCCACGCTGGCGCCTTCGGCGGCCAGGGCCAGGGCCAGGTTGGCGGCCGTGGTGCTCTTGCCCACGCCGCCCTTGCCCGAGGCCACGGCAACGATGTTGCGCACTTGGGGCAGGAGCGGCACGCCGCGCTGCACGGCATGGGCGATGACCCGGGTGCTGATGTTGACCGACACGTTCCCGACCCCTGCCACGCCTTTGGCTGCGGCCACCAGTTGGCGGCGCAGTTCGGGCAGCAGGCT from the Verminephrobacter eiseniae EF01-2 genome contains:
- a CDS encoding aspartate aminotransferase family protein, with the translated sequence MTHVFHRHLHSTPPVAACASGMRIQDAAGRSYLDASGGAAVSALGHGHPDVLAAMHAQIDRLAYAHTSFFTTEVAERLADELVRTAPAGMGHVYLVSGGSEAVEAALKMARQYFVEIGQPQRTHFIARRQSYHGNTLGALAVGGNAWRRAPFAPMLVPATHVAPCYPYREQRAGETPEQYGLRLADELDAAIVAQGADRVIAFVAETVGGATAGVLTPVPGYFNAVRAVCDRHGVLLILDEVMCGMGRTGTLYASEQEDVVPDLVTIAKGLGGGYQPVGAVLAQKKIVDALSQGSGFFQHGHTYLGHPVACAAALAVQTVIRRDGLLAKVRADGLAFGAMLRQALGEHPHVGDIRGRGFFWGIELVADRGSKRPFAAALKVHAAVKQDALARGLLCYPSGGTADGVHGDHVLLAPPFIASRADLQEITRLLGASITAVTRASVAAGG
- the glnP gene encoding glutamine ABC transporter permease GlnP produces the protein MDFDWSVIAGALPALFKGAQLTVLITVFGLVGGTLLGVSFGLMRAYGGRMLSSLGWAYVGLVRGTPIVVQVMFIYFALPGLIGLRVDPMSAAIASIIINSGAYIAEIVRGAFLSVPRGLAEAGLAMGLPHWRVLAFVVGPVAFRRMTPALGNQFIVSLKDTSLFIVIGVGELTRQGQEIMATNFRAVEIWTAVAVIYLLLIGVLTLGLRVLEKRMRIL
- a CDS encoding C45 family autoproteolytic acyltransferase/hydolase produces the protein MKCPRLSYLEIEGAPFDAGRALGRFGAAALHEYARHSAAWASVMRYRGTLLADSMSRLVRLRFPRVWDELQGLAIGLERPFEEVFLWNCRGDLWAMAPDGDIAVNEDGCTTVQQAGTVRRITHNEDGDPAFAGHCAIAAFEVAGGAAFAAFIYPGSIAGHTFAVTDGGLAMTVNNLRCRRVRAGIPRMVLARALLDVARLDQALALIHGTERAGGFHLTLAHRDEPGLLSVEFSSEACAVVTIAGRGLHANHALHAPLRQLPQIITASSQHRQRRGQALLAEAAGKALDPLRVLADAEDAGFPILRADPLDSDAENTLATADIHVGSGHIEWQVHPHPAQPPQWHLRDGHFICKKDQGGQPV
- the glnH gene encoding glutamine ABC transporter substrate-binding protein GlnH, which produces MKHLLVKLLTAASLAVSLTAPICTPAAAAEPLLVAIDTAFIPFEFKQGDSYVGFDIDLWDAVAKELKLPYKLQPMDFNGILPALQTKNVDVALAGIAIKDERKKVIDFSDGYYDSGLLLMVASDSKIGGVADLKGKTLALKTGTATVDYAKAHFVGTTLRQFPNIDNAYLELMTGRVDAAMHDTPNILHYIATAGAGKVRAVGTQMMAHQYGIGFPKGSPLRTQVNAALAKIKADGRYTEIYKKWFKTEPPK
- the glnQ gene encoding glutamine ABC transporter ATP-binding protein GlnQ translates to MNIVEFRNVDKRFAAHVVLDRVNLQICQGEVVVLIGPSGSGKSTLLRCINALEPIDGGDLLVGGLSVRAGNAIKREIRQEAGMVFQQFNLFPQMTALENVAFGPRQVRGASKAQAHAQARELLTKVGLAQHMNHYPSQLSGGQQQRVAIARALAIKPRLMLFDEPTSALDPELRQEVLRVMQALAEDGMTMVVVTHEMQFARQVGTRLIFMENGHITVDGPPAELLDNPPNQRLHDFLRHVQ
- the apbC gene encoding iron-sulfur cluster carrier protein ApbC, producing MAVSEQSLLAALSCVQDPHAGHDFVSTHALRNLQIQGGDVAFDVELGYPAKSLLPELRRQLVAAAKGVAGVGNVSVNISTRVIAHAVQRGVPLLPQVRNIVAVASGKGGVGKSTTAANLALALAAEGASVGVLDADIYGPSQPMMLGIDRRPDSADGKTMEPLENYGLQVMSIGFLVDQDQAMIWRGPMATQALEQLLRQTRWRDLDYLIVDMPPGTGDIQLTLSQRVPMTGAVIVTTPQDIALLDAKKGIRMFEKVGVPILGIVENMAAHICSHCGHLEHIFGADGGKKMAADYGIDYLGALPLDIRIRLQADSGRPTVVADPDGEVARIYKKMARDMALKIARQAKDFSHKFPTISISQET